In Candidatus Obscuribacterales bacterium, the genomic window ACATCTCAGGGTAGATCCGTATGCAGGACGTATCCAGCAGCACCACGATAAGACGCCTCGGCAGAGTGACTTTAGTCTGGGGCTCTATGGTCAACGATGGATCTATGCCCTGGAATTATTGGCCGACTGGGCGTTCCAACCGATAGCACTCAAACCCCATAAACGGCTCTATTTTCAGCGCGGGTTCCATGCGTTATCCCTGATGCAGCAAGATCTCTAGGTACGTTGTCACCCGTTCAGATCGGAAATAGGAGAAACGTCGCTACAGGTCAACCTCACCCGTAGTTGTTTGGGATTAAGCGGCTTCTCTCCGAGAATTCCGTTGCTTTGCTCGATGGGTCAGGCGGAAATTGTGTAAACTGCAGCCAGTTTCTATGACGTCATCCACGTAATGGTCAACCCAATTACGAAACGGTTGCACCAGAATTTGACACCGCTTGATCCCACCAATATGGTGTTCTACTTCGATGCGAAGGCTGGAAATACCTTGGTTGTTCATCGTCTCAATCGGCGTGAGAGAACCGTTGCGGGGTTTCTTCTTCGGTTGCTGAATGCTCACCCCCTCTGGGGCTAACCCTTGAAACCCCGTATCCTGCCATAGCGTACTACCATCAGGAAACTGTAAGTCTCCTTCATCGGCCATCGCCTTGTCATGTTTCTTGCCTTCGTAGGTGTCACTCAAGTAGCGCACCTTGCCCCCACGCTCAGACATGACCAGGTTCTTGACCGTATGCACCTTGCGCTTGCCGCTGTAGTAGGTTTTGCGCTCAGCTTTATCCTTGGGGCGATTGATCCGACGCTCGGTACCGTCGATGATGAACTCTAAGCTTGGACAACGGCTGAGAAGGGTTTCCAGGCTCGCTGGTTCGCGTTCCGGGAGTTGCTGTTCATCCCCTAAGGCTTGGTTCAAGACGCAAGTTAGGCAATGAATCTATTGATTGGCTTGTGCTTGGCTCATGCCAAAGAGAAAGCCTTGAACTTCTTGGGTAGGGTAAAGGCGAACGTACATCAGGATGAACAGGAGCTTATCCGCTAGG contains:
- a CDS encoding transposase family protein — translated: MNQALGDEQQLPEREPASLETLLSRCPSLEFIIDGTERRINRPKDKAERKTYYSGKRKVHTVKNLVMSERGGKVRYLSDTYEGKKHDKAMADEGDLQFPDGSTLWQDTGFQGLAPEGVSIQQPKKKPRNGSLTPIETMNNQGISSLRIEVEHHIGGIKRCQILVQPFRNWVDHYVDDVIETGCSLHNFRLTHRAKQRNSRREAA
- a CDS encoding transposase family protein — translated: MQDTFQRKDRQRAMGAGRKAHLSDLADKLLFILMYVRLYPTQEVQGFLFGMSQAQANQ